The sequence below is a genomic window from Candidatus Methylomirabilota bacterium.
GCGGAAGGACTTGGCGAGCGGGGTGCGCGAGCTGGCGACGACGACAGCCTCTCTCATGGCGGCTCCTTTCTGAATCCGATGGTTCTGAATGCGATCGGTTGACGGGAGTATACGCCATTTTGCGGAAGCCGGCAGTTACAGGCTACGAGTCTGTCTCAGTAATCTGATGTCCTCGCGTGCACGATCGTTCCACTTCGAGCGCCGGCTTCGCCGGCGCAATCGGTTGGGGGGAGGCTTCGGAAGGGGGGCGAAGCCCCCCTCCGAGTTTGTCTAGGAGGCCTCGTCGCCCTCCCGAGCGCTCGGGCCGCCGTCGACCACGATGGTGGCGCCGTTCATGAAAGCCGAGGCGTCGGAAGCGAGAAAGATGCACGGGTAGGCGATCTCGTGGACCTTGCCCCAGCGCCCCATGCCCACGCGGCTCGCCACCGCATCGTAGGCCTTCTTGGCCACGGCCGGATCCTGCTTGGTCAGCACGCCCAGGTAGCCCTCCGTCTCGATCGGCCCCGGCGCGATGCAGTTGACGCGGATGCCCTGGCGTCCCCAGGCCATGCCGAGCGCGCGCGTGAAGTTGATCACGGCGGCCTTGGCCGCGCCGTAGTGGGACATCATGGTCGAGCCGTAGACGCCCGCGATGGAGGACACATTGATGATGACCCCGCCTCCGCCCTGGGCCATCATCTGCTTGCCCGCCCACTTGCAGCCGAAGAAGACGCCGTTGACGTTGATGCCGATCACCGCGTTCCAGCCGTTGGCGCTGATGTCCTCGACCTTGGAGCGGAAGGAGGCGCCGGCATTGTTGACCATGATGTCGAGGCGGCCCATCTCCTTCGCGGTGCGCTCGACGAGGGCCTTGACGGCGTCCTCCTGGCGCACGTCCACCGCCTCGCAGAAGGAGCGCCGCCCGAGCTTCTTGATCTCGTCCACCACGGGGTCGAGGTTTTCCTTCTTGCGGCTGCAGATGACGACATCGGCGCCGGCCTTGGCGAACTCGACGGCGATGGAGCGGCCGATGCCCACGCCGCCTCCGGTGACGATGGCGACCTTTTTCTCCAGCGAAAACGGCGACGCGGCCATGGTGCCTCCCGTGGGGACTTAGAGGTCTCCCGCTCCCTGAGGGGTTCGTGGAACGCGCGGATTATACCCAAGCGGCCGGCGCCGCGCTCTCGAAGCGCATGGCCAGACCGGTGTCCGGGTGACGGAAGCCGAGCCGCGTGGCATGCAGGCAGAGACGGCGAAAGGGGCCGGCCGGGCCTCCATGCTCGCGATCGCCGACTATGGGATGCTCCATGCTGGCAAGCTGGACCCGGATCTGCCGTCGCCGCCCCGTCCCGAGAGACAGCTCCAGGAGCGTGGTGGCGGATCCACGCGCGAGCACCCGATAGCGCGTGATGGCGGTCTTCCCCGCCGCGCCCGACGTGGCGCGAACCCGGAGACTCCTATCCTCCACGAGGCGACTCTCGAGCGTGCCGGACTCGCGGCGCACGTGCCCCTTCACGAGAGCGCGATACACGCGCTCCACCGTGCGCGCCTCGAACTGGGCCTGCAGGTGCTCCTTGGCCGCGGGCGACTTGGCGAAGACGAGCAGACCGGAGGTCTCGCGGTCGAGACGATGGACGATGAAGGGTCTCCCCCGCGGCCGGCCGCCCTCGAGATAGTCGCGGAGCAGTCGGTAGGCGGTGCGCGCACGCTCACGCTCGGTGGCCATGCTGAGCATTCCGGGCGGCTTGTCCACCACGATGATGGCCGCGTCTTCGTGGACGAGCTTGAGCTCGCGGGGGAATCGGAGGCCTCCGTGCCCGGCGAGCTCGACCTTGTCGACGTCGGCGATGGTCGCGCGGCCGTCGCGGCACACGCGGCCATTGACGTGGACCCGGCCGGACTCGAGCCACTGCTTGAGGCTCCGACCCGAGGCATCGGGGAACAGCGCGCGGAGCCGATCCGACAGCGTGGGCGAGGTCATTCCCCGCGAAGAACGCCGAGAGGTTTCCTCCCGAGGAGTCTCCAGGTGCCGAGGAAGCCCACGCCGAGGGCGAGAAGCGTTGCCCCGACCATGCCGGCGGCGACGATCAGCGGCGAGCCCGCTCCCACGCGGACGTCGAGGGCCCAGTGGAGGACGCCCCAGGCGAGGGCGGCCGCGAAGAGGGACCCGCAGAGCCCCGCCGCCATGCCGAGAAGCGCGTACTCCACGGCGAAGAGGCGCGCCACGAACCCGCGGGTGGCGCCCAGGGCCTTGAGGAGCACGCTCTGATAGAGCCGCTGATAGCGGCTGACGCCGAGCGCCCCCGCCGTGACGATCACGCCCGTGGCGACGCTGACCCCGGCCAGGAGCCGGATGGCCAGCGCGATCTGGTCGAGCACCCCGGAGAGGCGCTCGAGGACTTCGCGGACGGGGATGACCGTGATGTTCGGAAAGGCCGCGATCACGGCTGACTGGATGGCGCCTTCCTCCTCCGGCCTCGCGCGCGCCGTGGCCAGATAGGTGGCGGGCGCGGCGTCCAGGGCCCCCGGGGAGAAGATCACGAAGAAATTGGTATTGAAGCTCTGCCA
It includes:
- a CDS encoding glucose 1-dehydrogenase, whose protein sequence is MAASPFSLEKKVAIVTGGGVGIGRSIAVEFAKAGADVVICSRKKENLDPVVDEIKKLGRRSFCEAVDVRQEDAVKALVERTAKEMGRLDIMVNNAGASFRSKVEDISANGWNAVIGINVNGVFFGCKWAGKQMMAQGGGGVIINVSSIAGVYGSTMMSHYGAAKAAVINFTRALGMAWGRQGIRVNCIAPGPIETEGYLGVLTKQDPAVAKKAYDAVASRVGMGRWGKVHEIAYPCIFLASDASAFMNGATIVVDGGPSAREGDEAS
- a CDS encoding RluA family pseudouridine synthase, encoding MTSPTLSDRLRALFPDASGRSLKQWLESGRVHVNGRVCRDGRATIADVDKVELAGHGGLRFPRELKLVHEDAAIIVVDKPPGMLSMATERERARTAYRLLRDYLEGGRPRGRPFIVHRLDRETSGLLVFAKSPAAKEHLQAQFEARTVERVYRALVKGHVRRESGTLESRLVEDRSLRVRATSGAAGKTAITRYRVLARGSATTLLELSLGTGRRRQIRVQLASMEHPIVGDREHGGPAGPFRRLCLHATRLGFRHPDTGLAMRFESAAPAAWV